A region of the Terriglobia bacterium genome:
CATTCCCCTGCCCGTCCTTGAAGATCGGGTTAATCCCCTTGCTCGCAAACACGCCAGTCAAAATCGCGCCCAGTGCTCCACCCGCACCGTGCACGCCAAAGGCGTCCAGCGAATCGTCGTACCCGAAGATCGCCTTCACCTTCGCCACCATCATGTAGCAGAACACGCCGGCAACGGACCCCATCACCAGCGCCGACATCGGGCTCACGAAACCCGCCGCCGGCGTAATCGCCACCAGTCCTGCCACCGCACCCGAGATCGCGCCCAGCGCACTCGGTTTCCCGTTACGAATCCACTCTGCCGCGCTCCATCCTATTGCCGCCGCTGCCGCTCCGAAATGCGTCGCCACGAACGCGCTCGTCGCCAGGCTTCCCGCCGAGAGCGCCGAGCCCGCATTGAATCCAAACCACCCCACCCATAACAGACACGCGCCAATGAAGCTCAGCACCACGCTGTGCGGCGACATCGCCTCGCCTGGATAATCAATCCTTTTTCCGAGATACAGCGCGCAAACCAGCGCCGAAACTCCCGACGTGATGTGCACCACCGTCCCGCCTGCGAAATCGAGCGTCGGGAAACGCCCGCCCAGCGCGGCATTCAGCAAACCGCCCTTGCCCCAAACCATATGCGCCATCGGCGCATAAACAACCACCGTCCACAGAACCAGGAAAACGGCCATGCCGCTGAACTTCATCCGCTCCGCAAACGCACCCGTGATCAGCGCCGGCGTAATGATCGCGAACATCAACTGGTAGATCATGAATGTCTGCAACGGAATGGTCGGCGCATAGTCAGGATCCGGCGTCGCGCCCACTCCATGCAAAAAGACGTTGTGCAGTCCGCCGATGAACGACCCGCCCGGGCCAAATGCCAGGCTGAACACGACCACCCCCCACAGCACCGTGATCAGCGCCATCATCGCGAAGCTCTGCATCATCGTCGAGAGCACGTTCTTCTTCCGCACCAGCCCGCCGTAAAATAGCGCGAGCCCCGGCCCGGTCATCATCAGCACTAGGGCGGAGCTCACCAGCATCCACGCGTTGTCGGCCGAAGCTTTCGCATCGGCCACTGCGGCTTCCAGTTGTGCAATTTTGTCGGCGGAACTCGGCGGCGCCGCCGCTTGCGCCCACGCAGGCGCGCTCAAAAGCGCCAGATAGACTGCGACCAGCAAGACCACAAACAATCTACGCATACCGGCAATTGGCTCCCCGAATTCGATTCAGTGCGTGAGCACAAAAGGTATGCGTACTTTCTTACTAGCGACCGCCCCACACGTAAAATCCAAAGTATTTATCGGGGCTATCAGCGAATGTTATGGGGCAGAACTGAACGGCAAAACTCTCAGGATTCGCTTCGGCCTTTCAAACTGAGGCGTTCGACTTTAGACTCTCGACGACGTTCTCTTTAAACGCTTTCTCCCCGCAGAATTTTCACCGCGTCTGGGCCGTCACCATTCCTGCTCTTGCTTGCGGCGTCTT
Encoded here:
- a CDS encoding ammonium transporter, whose protein sequence is MRRLFVVLLVAVYLALLSAPAWAQAAAPPSSADKIAQLEAAVADAKASADNAWMLVSSALVLMMTGPGLALFYGGLVRKKNVLSTMMQSFAMMALITVLWGVVVFSLAFGPGGSFIGGLHNVFLHGVGATPDPDYAPTIPLQTFMIYQLMFAIITPALITGAFAERMKFSGMAVFLVLWTVVVYAPMAHMVWGKGGLLNAALGGRFPTLDFAGGTVVHITSGVSALVCALYLGKRIDYPGEAMSPHSVVLSFIGACLLWVGWFGFNAGSALSAGSLATSAFVATHFGAAAAAIGWSAAEWIRNGKPSALGAISGAVAGLVAITPAAGFVSPMSALVMGSVAGVFCYMMVAKVKAIFGYDDSLDAFGVHGAGGALGAILTGVFASKGINPIFKDGQGNALGLGLIDGNAHQLLNQLVGVAIACGLAIVGTTLVLFAVDKTIGLRVREEHEIEGLDLTQHGEEGYAWETATP